A portion of the Rhinolophus sinicus isolate RSC01 linkage group LG03, ASM3656204v1, whole genome shotgun sequence genome contains these proteins:
- the EID1 gene encoding EP300-interacting inhibitor of differentiation 1 translates to MSEMNELSELYEESNDLQMDVMPGESDLPQMEVGSGSREPSPNPSRNGAPPQLEEEGPMEEEAAQPMAEPKGERSLANRPNPGEQPGPIAGPDFESEDEGEEFDDWEDEYDYPEEEQLSGAGYRVSAALEEANKMFLRTSRAREAALDGGFQMHYEKTPFDQLAFIEELFSLMVVNRLTEELGCDEIIDRE, encoded by the coding sequence ATGTCGGAAATGAACGAGCTGTCCGAGCTGTATGAGGAGAGCAACGACCTGCAGATGGACGTGATGCCTGGCGAGAGTGACCTTCCGCAGATGGAGGTAGGCAGCGGGAGCCGGGAGCCATCCCCGAACCCCTCCCGCAACGGGGCCCCGCCACAGCTCGAGGAAGAAGGCCCAATGGAGGAGGAGGCGGCCCAGCCAATGGCGGAGCCAAAGGGGGAACGGAGCCTTGCGAATCGCCCCAACCCCGGGGAACAGCCAGGCCCGATCGCAGGCCCTGACTTCGAGAGCGAGGACGAGGGCGAGGAATTTGATGACTGGGAGGATGAGTACGACTATCCGGAAGAGGAGCAGCTGAGTGGTGCCGGCTACAGAGTATCCGCAGCCCTGGAAGAAGCCAACAAGATGTTTCTGAGAACATCCAGAGCAAGAGAAGCAGCCCTGGATGGCGGCTTTCAGATGCATTACGAGAAGACCCCGTTTGATCAGTTGGCTTTTATTGAAGAGCTTTTTTCACTCATGGTTGTCAATCGTCTGACCGAAGAACTCGGCTGCGATGAGATTATTGACAGAGAGTAA